Genomic segment of Tiliqua scincoides isolate rTilSci1 chromosome 1, rTilSci1.hap2, whole genome shotgun sequence:
CCACCACCAGATGCTTGAACCCAAATGCTGACTGTCTTTCCCTGTTCTTGGGCTTACATGGTTAGGAATATCCAAATTGCTGCTAGGAAATCGGACACAATTCCGGCACATCTTATTTACCAAATCTTCTCGAAAGATGATTATTTCTTGGGTGCAGTATTGAACCCTGGAAGTAACAAGCACAACTTTATTACTTCAAAGAAGGTAACAGAACAAAGTATTTGCCCTGCTAGTCATAATGCCTctacagcagtggctctcaacttttaggagcctgcggatcactgaggcaaaaattggaattgtcatggaccccatgcaacccccccaccctccagcacacaaaaaatacaattacatttgtaatgattagaaaagatttattagagatttattaggtTTGTTATTTATAGGGAGGATTTGtgagttgctgcttttgctgtTGGTGTTTCATGGGAAAGCGTCTCCTGAGCGAGCacttccccatggactaccagagagggtggagaacagattACCCAAAGCTGTAGCTGACTCTTTGGTGCTGGCTATGGCTGTGGGCAGTCAATTCTCCGCCCTTTCTAGGGGTCCATGGGGGTgtgctcacttggcaagacactgaaaAGGATCTCCCCCTTTATAGAAATAACTCGTTTTTCCCTTTGGAAAAGCACTTAGCTCTGTTGATCTTTAGTGTTTGGAGTACCTTAGGTGCTTTATCCCCTGCATGACACTAATGGGGTTCTTCAAGTTATACACAATTACTGAACATAGCATTATTTTAAGCAATTCCCAAGGGTAGACTTCACATGTGTTTAGACATGGAGCCAAGCAAAGGACAGAAAAAGGAGGGAATGGGTGGTGGTGAATTTACATTGAAAGGTTTTCAACTTCAGATGGCAGCAAGAGAAGCAGTCAGACAGAAAGGCAGGCGACTTATTCCGATGTTTTCAGAATATCAGGTCTACTCAAACACATCATTTGTTAAGGAGTCAGCAAACAAGAAATGCCAACTTTTTTCAGATCAGAACATTTACCTGCAAGGATTTGTtgtgaaaaatgaaaatggaacTTGCTGTCTGAACTCCTCAGTAATGTTTTCGGTAAGCGGTGGCCTAAAACGAATGAATGCAGCATGCatcagaaaaaacaaacaaaaatcaaaacaaaaaatacaggtGAACCTCACTTTGCAATGTTCTGACCAATGACAGGCTGCATATACGATGGTCCCTTGTCTGTCACTGTtcccctccccaagcctctgaagccaagAGGAGCTccaagggcttttctgagccccacagaggcagcgTGTGGACACCTGCTCTGCAAGGCTCAAAATGGCCTTTTTGGCTGAAAAATAGCCAAAAAAATAGACAaaaaaatgccttataaggcaaaaaaaaaaaaaagttgcattaaaaggcagaaaaagaaaaaaacttctctgcagagctcagaaaagcccctggaggtgaggggagctgtgctttgTTTAGCATCAGGCATTGTTTGACATGGGTGTGGGATATATACCTGTATATACTTATTCTGATAGCAGAATGTTCAGTGATAATTAATGATGTATACTTAGTTATGACTGCAATGTCAGAAACATACCTTGGCAAAATGGAACCAGGACCAGGGTCTTCAGAGCCAGGAACAAACACAAACCGGCTGCTATAAATAGGAGAATGGCATACATCATTAGATTAGCAGCCAACTGGTGAATTCCAAGGGCCAACAAAGTGAATGGCAAAATCACTGAAACACAATCAGGGTGCTAGCCCACCTAAGGCAGACATAGGTGCACGATCAGCCTTTTCAggatagcgggggggggggagttttcccAGGGGAAAAGCTTTTGTGGGTCACATGCAGCTTCCAGGCTTGCCTAGTGAAGGAGGGGCTACTTTTCTTTTGGAACTTCGCAGCTTTCCAGCTGGCACAGGCACACTGCCCTCTGCGTGAATAAAGACATTGAAACAGACAACGCTTACAACAAGGTTGTAAGCTCCAGATCCAGCAAACTCTGAGGGTCAATATTATCACTTCTAAAACCATTTCTATATTGCTTGTCAAACAAAAGACTTCACAAAATGGTTATACAATAAAATAAGATGGGGCCTTTGTCCTAAAGGGTGGCTCGCCATCTGAAAGAAAAAGACCCAGAAGGCACTGGGAAGGCCAATGTTTGGACACCTGAAGTTGTCCCCCACTGAGACAGGCCTGAGAAAACTCAGTTCCTTGAACTAAATGGGAGTTCAGTTTTCAGTTATAGCCCTGATTCTACCCTATTCTAAATGGGAATGGATAACCGATgaactgcctctgatgcatccagGCTCCTCTATCATCTAACCAGTGGTCATGGAGAATtgttcagagcaggggtgcccaaaccccggcctggggggccacttgcagcccttgaggactcccaatgcagcccatggggagcccccagtctccaatgagactctggccctccagagacttgctggagcccatgcttgcccaatgcgagtgctctcagcatgagggtgactgttcaacctctcacatgagctgtaggatgagggctccttccactacttgctgtttcacatttgtgatgcagcagtggcagcaaaggaaagaccggctttgctttgtgcaaagccttttataggccttgagctattgcaagaccattcattcattcatagaagttccatctctaatatattcatttatgtaaatttattcaaatttgaaatgttaattaattcttttttccccagctcctgacacagtgtcagagatgatgtggccctcctgccaaaaagtttggacacccctggttcagaGCAATGgatagaggtggaagaaaatgttGATAATGAAATAAtaacacataatactgctttctgcacttttcatttttgtttttaaaaaatctgagaaaaaataaaataattttgtttggtttttattaattatttaatggGTGAGCGGaggctgtggctgcatctgctaacactataccatctatatcacctacctaatacacttttaaagtcattatgatttaaaattataatataaattttgaataaaacacaTAATACAGCTTTCAGCACTTATAACTGTGGAAAAcacaaaaatctgaaaaaaaaatcgTTTTTTCTCACCGCCAGGAACAGAATGGATGTCAAACCTTTTTTCCTGAGTATTTCTGAAGGGTAGAACGTTTTCTAATTGAAAATTGTGCATTTGTCTCCTTAACGTTTTTCAGTTTGTTCAATATGTTTCGTCATTCAGATGTAAAAAACATTTAGTGCATACCTCTGATGGATACTGGGATATTCGCATATAATGTCTGCAAGGGCTTTCAAGGAACCTGGAGGCGGAATAGTACAAAGTTTATTCTGAAATGCCTGCACTGTCCTGCTTACGCCACAAGGGTGGCCAACAGACACCTTGCATGCAGCACTGAGCAACTGTTGTACAGAGCAACAGCTTCTGATTATTCTTTCTTAGCCCTAGTCAACCTCACCTTCGCGATCAGAGAACAAAGATGGAAATCCTCATCAATTTGTCACTGGTTCTGAATCTCTCAGAGTTCAAAAGGCAATACAAGGAACCACAATAAATCTCCCCTCCTATCCTGGAACTGAGtactgctccctccttggaggcCTTTGGTTGGAGACTTGACATTTTTGTTTAGTATGGTTTTTGTCCATGGACATTGACTGTGACTGGACATTTGGATATGATCTCATTGGTGGTTCAAATGGTGCTGTGATCTGACTATCCATTTGCAGTTctactgttttatttattattgcttTTATTCAATGTTTTAGcgattgtaagccaccttgggtgcccttactggcagaaaggtgggatagaaatttaTTAAACAAACTAATAAACAAATTTAGACACATATCAATTTAGACCTCCACTACAGCTGGTCAAATTCTAGCACCAACTAGCTACTTCTGGTCTTTGGAAATTAAGAAATGGGCATCACTGCAGAAACACTGGGAGAGGAACACCTGAAAGGGACATGAAACAAGAGTTTTTATTGTTATGCTCACTGTGTTTTGACTGGAAATTCCTTTTCAGGCAAAGCAGCCTTTTTGTATTCTATAAGATTCTTGAGATTCTATAAGGGACTCCTTGTCTTTAGAATACCCCCAAGAAGAGCCTCCACTTGAAATATACTGGGGCCAACAATGAAAAGCATTTCTCTTACACCTTTGGCATTCCCTGTCCAGTGATTCCTTCCAGTGGAAACAGTATGGTAGTCCTCACAGGTCTCCACCTTCATTCAAGGGATGTCAAGCCTGCACATGTCAGTTATGGAAATCAGTCCACAGCCCTCCCACTCATAATTCAATTTTGAATCCATAAAAATCTAAATAGACATCGAACATACAGATTCATCAGCTATTAATTTATAAATACAATGCACCATCTCAAATACCTTTCAGTGACTGAATTTGATTTTTTCCATATGGGGCAGAAGAAAAGTTCccacagaagaaaaaacaagTTGGAGGCATTGCAGAGTAGCCTATATGAAGAAAGGAGGACCAAGACACCTATTAAGCTGATGAAAACTCtgcacttccctcccccccccaactgagggTACTAAGCTGTTTGCTAGAAACAGGCAAAAACCAAAAATATTATAGAACTTGAACCCAATTCCACCTTAACACAATGGAAAGCCAGTTCTTGTCAACATGCAAGACAAGACGGCTTACCAGAGAGATACATGCAATCGGACCTGCCCTGGATAGGAAGCCCAATGCCCCAACATCCACATATCTGCTCAAGCAGTTCTGTTACAAGATCCATAGCAACATCTACTGTGCACTGAGCTTGTTCACTTGCTTATTCTCCAGCGGGATCTATGCTATAATCTGTCTACACTGCTCTTTTGCTGTCAATAATGGACAAGAGATGAGTCACTACAACAGAACGGACACAAATTCGACATCAGACATAACAGTACTCAAAAAGCAGCAAAAGAACCAGCAGGATCTTGTGGGTCACACTGACCACATCACATCCCTCCTTAAATCTCTTCGAggctccatgaatttgtctaatacttttaaaaagtcatccaAACTCAAGTCATCTCAACACATCTTGTGAGAGCATATTGCACAAGTTCACTGTGTGACAAAGTACTCTTATGCTTGACCTGAATGGATCTGGTTGTCCATTTCACTGCATGACCCAAGTCCTAATTTTATGAGATGTGGTGACAAATGCTTCTTCTGCTGCACCATTCATGACAGTATATATCACACCCGCCAAAGCTATCTTACCACTATACTATACAGCCCTCAAATGCTTCAGCCTTAAATGCATTTAAAGTCATACATTCATCAACAGAGCTACCTGAAAACATAATGCGAAGCTTGTCCAAAACTTCTGCTTGGTCCAACCAAACGTCTGACAGGAAGACAAACATAGCACCCTCATTCTCTTCCTCCATCTGTTTCAGTTTTGAAGAAGCTTTAACAGAAGTTGAAAAAGGCCCTCCAAAGAAGTTTGTGTTTCCATAATAAGCCctacagaagaaaaaacaaaaactagcagGCTCTATTGAAGCTCATTTCTCTCCCAGATACAATCTCAGGTGGCTATTCATTGTTTGTAAAGAGCTCGGTTTGACAATACGACAGACACAGCTCTAAACATCACAATTTATCACAAGCTCTTCAAGATGTAGACAAGGTGCATGTGCTCCTCCCCCTGGGACCCTTTTTCAGATTggcagattattttttttataccTTGTGATAGCAGAAGGCTCTGTAGGGGGAAATCCAAAAGCATCAACATGGAACACTTCATCTTCGTACCATCCtaggaagtaaaaaaaaacattagCTATTCCTCAGCAAGCTGAAAACAGTCACCGTATAATTTTTGCccaatataagagccctgctgggtcaggtcaaaggggacccatctagtccagctttctatatctcacagtggcccaccagatgcctcagggagaacacaagacaacaagagacctgcatactgttgccatttccttgcacttggcattcagagagaggctcgaaaacctggaggttgcttacagtcatcatggctggtaacctgtgATTGATGGAgaagtccaatccccttttaaaagtctctaggccaggtgccatcatcacatcctgtggcaaggggttccatagattaattaaacagaaaactgagggtcagaaaagtttttcccaaactttatgttggtttgatatgaatttggggtgccgattcaaaaaatggcatccgttttgccctatcacatctagttttggagatacagtatagcttcattagtgaatggttcaagcggtttcctcatgaggaagccatggtgtaggcttcttcatgaggaagctgcttgaaccattcactaatgaggctgtactatatctctAGAACtcgacgtgatagggcaaaacggatgccatttttggaattggcaccccaaatatacccaggaattggtgtaaagtttaaggaagcaaaatgtgtgttggcctgtctaacaaactgggtaaagaactataatcttctgtctgttctaactctcctgacactcattTAGTGGATGTCATctcgttctggtgttgtgtgtgagagaaaagagcatctctctatccactctgtccttcctgtgcataattttatgtctcaatcatgtcccccctcaggcacctttttcacattttggtcactctcttctgcacctttttcatttccactttattttttttgagatgtggctaccagaactgtatgcaatactccagatgcggcctcaccatcgatttgtacaatggcattataatagccattttattctcaaaccctttttaatgatcccgggcatggaattggccttcgtCACAGCTGCCACTCACTCAGTTGAcgctttcatcaagctgtccaccagaaCCCCAAATTCTATCATTTTAGAGAGCAGAAGAAGCAAAGACACCCTAGGCTCACCATCCCAGCCTCTCTAACTTGTATGTGTCTGTTCACGTGTGTATATCTATATCTAAAAACACACCTTATTTTTTCAGTCTACATTTTTTTTAGAAGCCTGATCTCAAAGTTCAACTGATAAATGGATTACTTATACCAATCCATACATACTGAAATAAGTCAGCCTGAAGAAATTTGTCTGCCTTACCTTCTGTTAATACAAAACACGACTCTGTGTATAAGCCACTGTGGAACTGGTGCAAGCAGTTAAGGGTGAGCATCTTGTTAATTAGTTGCCCTGTAGAAAGGACCAGAATCAACACAGACCCTCCGCAGTGGCCCCAGGCAGGCAGGTTGGGCAGGGTTGTGTGCACTCGACACATTTCTACATGTAGGGATTCCAAGTCATGCTTTTATTTTGGGATAACACACTGACGACTGGGTAGCAAAAAGCAGATGCATGAGCATCCCTGCATTTCTAAGTCTcttaacatccgaaggtcgccagttcgaggccaccggcacagtgcgaccttgaagcagctgacaagctgagctgagctattccatctgctctgagcctgggaagatggaggccagaatgtgtgaccagatcaagaaagaaacaactgaatgttgtggtttcttgaaagatagaaaccttctttcaaattgtaaaaatccctacggggatttaatttgcctgcctatgtaaaccaccttgaataaagtctaaggagaaatctgacgaccaagaaaggcggtatagaaatacctgtattaataataataataataataataataataataataataataattttgggagaagggcgggataaaaataaagtattattattattattattattattattattattattattattattaggtgtgCCAGCAAGCTCACCAATTGTCATCATGAATTACATGATGAATTACATCAAAAATATTGAAGTTCCTGCTTATAATCTTAAAAAAGTAACATGAGacaaggggggggcagaaaactgtTTCAACTGAACAAAACTTAATGCaagcaagtaagcaagcaagcaaaaaaaaaaaaagaattaaactgTACAACAACTGACCTATAAATAGGAAAAGAATCTACGAAATCAAACAGAAAACCAAGAAAAGTGGGGCTTCTCTCACTGACAAGTCCCTATTTTGCCAAAGGCATGTATAAAGGATATTGCTTTACTAAGGTCCAGCTGGACAACTCCTGTAGGATCTTCCAAGAAAAACTTTCCCTTAAAAATATGAATTAAAAAGTCAATAATTAAGTCCAAATTATTCAGTTTCAATACTCTTATGAAGTCACACTGCTGCATAAAATCCACACACCTGCTTATTCCAACACCGACTTAGATGAACATTTTGGATACCTCCCCTTCCCCCGTAGTGACACAACACAAGAAGAGACATCCAAAGAGCCACCAATATGCAATGCCTACCTCCTTTAGCTGGGTTAGCATCCCAAGAACAATCACTTCTCCCACTTTAGCCGAGTTGCCCAAAAGAGTTTCTATAGTTTTCAGCTAGAatcagagaatgaatgaatgaatgaatgaatgccaacACATGTCAGGTTCAAAGATTAGGTTCAACACCACAATTCCAACAACTTCTGGCCAGAATTCAAACAGTTCCTTCTCCCCGCTTGAACAGCAGATTCAAAACCCGTAGCATAAATGGCTTTTCAAACTCTCCTTGTGTTCAACAGGTGTTGGTTATAACAGAAAGGGAGACTGCACTTTCAGAGAACAAAGCCCTCCAGAGTGTAGAACCAGTTGTGCGGTTCTTTGGATTCAGGCTACAAACGGAAGGAGACACTGCTGGACACAAAGGTGGCTGAGCTGCGAGAGCTGCATGGACACCCCCTTTCAGGGTCAGAGACTTTGGTCACTTTTGACAATGGCATCTATTAATCACAACATGGCAGCCTAGAAAATTACATCCACATCACTGAAGGGTGAAGGCCCACCCAGGCCCACAGAACAACTTTACCTGAAATTTACTTCTGCTTTCATCTGGGTAGGTACCAATAGCTGAAGGTGTGAACAATTCATGCCTATGAGTTCTCTGTACAGGGGTAAACATGAGCCAATTACAAAGACAATCACCATATAATTATTGCTAAGACATTTTTTTCCAGCTTCATTCTCAGGTTCTTATTCAGCATAAACTGTGGCTGTTGTCCACTGTGACTGTGATGAATCCTTTGGCTCCACATACGGGAAAACACATTTGAACACCACAGAACTTTCCAAAGTCACTGAGTGGAGGCAATACAGAATGGTGCTCCAGAGGCACAATGTTAACATTCAGTAGGGAACAGCAGCTGCCTCTCTATCAATTGCTCAATTTCTATCCTGCTCCTTGGTCTCCACAGCAGCCTCCACAAAATGGTATGATGTGGTCACACTGGGGCTACAGCTAGACATGTGGCACTGCACCGGATTAGCATCTCCTGAAAAAAACAtggaatagaacctccatgtgcagGGATAGTCTATTTCTGAATATAATCTgttgaggaccacatggtgaagGAAGGCTGTTGCCTACAATGCAACATAGGAATAGATGCaactttgatctgatccagcacagctcttaTTCAAAGATATTCAATCTAGtaatttaggctgaaatcctatccacacttacctaggagtaagctccattaactataatggaacttacttctaagtaaacaggcATAGAATTGAGCTCTTAGGGGGAGGAAATATACTGTATTTGAAATTGTTATTACAACAACCCAGGACATTTTGAAATTCACCCCCCCCCTACAATTAAGATCACTGTtccttttgtgacacctctgctCTTCCCGCTCtctagtgttctagctcagcactctccttccctctgcatttctgcttcctctctaccccatcttccttttcactccagggagtggcaggagaaggaaaagacaTAGAGACAAGTTGGTGGCTTGAGGTGCGCGCTCCCCTCTACCAAACTGCTACTTGAAATATCTTTCTTAAACCAGACGAGTCTTTCTGTTCTACATTTATGGCCAAGATCTTCTTCCCCTCTTTTCTCACCTGCTGCAAGATGATGTAACGTTCACGAAACAGTTCTGCTTTATCCCTGGCACAGCCAAATAAATTTGGTGCTGGGTGGCTGGTCATTGCAAGCCTGAAATAAATTCCACGGagaatttcaaaacaaaaaagtgGCTGAGAACTATGGCTACTAAAACACAGAATGAGGGATCCTTGGGTTATTCCTTATCGGCATGTCAGGAATATTTCTATACCATGAGCCAATCTTTCATGGAAGTGTTTGAAAATTTATAGCAAAATGTTTAATGGGTGGGAATCCATACAGCTAATAAATAGCAAGAACT
This window contains:
- the POLE2 gene encoding DNA polymerase epsilon subunit 2 isoform X1 → MAAEELRRRLCATFRMRGLLLRAEAANYLTEALQMVNEVELEDMIDNLIDAVEKQPLSCNMIEKSTVETAVLECSHSLDETMEHIFNIIGAFDIPRFIYNSERKKFLPLAMTSHPAPNLFGCARDKAELFRERYIILQQRTHRHELFTPSAIGTYPDESRSKFQLKTIETLLGNSAKVGEVIVLGMLTQLKEGKFFLEDPTGVVQLDLSKAQFHSGLYTESCFVLTEGWYEDEVFHVDAFGFPPTEPSAITRAYYGNTNFFGGPFSTSVKASSKLKQMEEENEGAMFVFLSDVWLDQAEVLDKLRIMFSGYSAMPPTCFFFCGNFSSAPYGKNQIQSLKGSLKALADIICEYPSIHQSSRFVFVPGSEDPGPGSILPRPPLTENITEEFRQQVPFSFFTTNPCRVQYCTQEIIIFREDLVNKMCRNCVRFPSSNLDIPNHFVKTILSQGHLTPLPLNVSPVYWAYDYSLRTYPLPDLIVFADKYDPFTVTNTDCLCINPGSFPRSGFSFKVYYPSNKTVEDSKLQGL
- the POLE2 gene encoding DNA polymerase epsilon subunit 2 isoform X2, yielding MAAEELRRRLCATFRMRGLLLRAEAANYLTEALQMVNEVELEDMIDNLIDAVEKQPLSCNMIEKSTVETAVLECSHSLDETMLAMTSHPAPNLFGCARDKAELFRERYIILQQRTHRHELFTPSAIGTYPDESRSKFQLKTIETLLGNSAKVGEVIVLGMLTQLKEGKFFLEDPTGVVQLDLSKAQFHSGLYTESCFVLTEGWYEDEVFHVDAFGFPPTEPSAITRAYYGNTNFFGGPFSTSVKASSKLKQMEEENEGAMFVFLSDVWLDQAEVLDKLRIMFSGYSAMPPTCFFFCGNFSSAPYGKNQIQSLKGSLKALADIICEYPSIHQSSRFVFVPGSEDPGPGSILPRPPLTENITEEFRQQVPFSFFTTNPCRVQYCTQEIIIFREDLVNKMCRNCVRFPSSNLDIPNHFVKTILSQGHLTPLPLNVSPVYWAYDYSLRTYPLPDLIVFADKYDPFTVTNTDCLCINPGSFPRSGFSFKVYYPSNKTVEDSKLQGL